A section of the Alkalihalobacillus sp. LMS39 genome encodes:
- the deoC gene encoding deoxyribose-phosphate aldolase, which yields MNIGQMIDHTLLKADATKEQIETLCIEAKEYQFASVCVNPTWVKYCAQLLADTPAVKVCTVIGFPLGATATEVKAFETKTAIAHGASEVDMVINIGALKDKNDALVEEDIQAVVQEAKGKALTKVIIETSLLNEEEKRRACELAVKAGADFVKTSTGFSTGGATVEDIALMRKVVGPEIGVKASGGVRDAAGAKAMTEAGATRIGASAGIAIIQGKKGTTEY from the coding sequence ATGAATATCGGACAAATGATCGACCACACATTGTTGAAGGCCGATGCGACAAAAGAACAAATTGAAACATTATGTATTGAAGCAAAAGAATATCAGTTTGCCTCTGTTTGTGTAAATCCAACATGGGTGAAATATTGTGCTCAACTATTAGCTGACACACCAGCTGTAAAAGTGTGTACAGTGATTGGGTTTCCTTTAGGAGCAACAGCAACAGAAGTAAAGGCATTTGAAACAAAAACAGCAATTGCACATGGTGCATCAGAAGTAGATATGGTCATAAATATCGGCGCGTTAAAAGATAAAAATGACGCTCTAGTAGAAGAAGATATACAAGCTGTTGTACAAGAAGCAAAAGGAAAAGCGCTAACTAAAGTAATTATTGAAACAAGCTTATTAAACGAAGAAGAAAAAAGGAGAGCATGTGAACTTGCTGTAAAAGCGGGGGCAGACTTCGTTAAAACATCAACAGGTTTTTCAACAGGCGGAGCAACCGTAGAAGATATCGCTCTCATGAGAAAAGTAGTTGGACCAGAAATCGGAGTCAAAGCCTCTGGCGGAGTAAGAGACGCAGCCGGAGCAAAAGCAATGACAGAAGCCGGAGCAACAAGAATCGGAGCCAGCGCCGGAATCGCCATCATCCAAGGCAAAAAAGGAACAACAGAATACTAA
- a CDS encoding SDR family oxidoreductase produces MNALSLFQLTGKTAIVTGGGRGLGAQIAHAFADAGANVVICSRKKEACDEVAMELEEKGVQTLSLACDVTSETDVMNVVKQTVDRFGTIDILVNNSGATWGTPVVDMTIEAWKKVMDVNVTGTFLMAKAVGKVMIEQKRGKIINIASVAGLRGADPNYMDTIVYNTSKGAVITFTKDLAAKWGQHQINVNAIAPGFFPTKMSKGLLEHGGSLILERTPLQRFGNEDDLKGAALFLASQASDYVTGEVVVVDGGMNAM; encoded by the coding sequence ATGAATGCACTCTCATTATTTCAACTAACAGGGAAAACCGCGATCGTAACTGGAGGAGGGAGAGGATTAGGGGCACAAATAGCCCACGCCTTTGCCGATGCGGGAGCAAATGTTGTTATTTGTTCCCGTAAGAAAGAAGCGTGTGATGAAGTGGCAATGGAGTTAGAGGAAAAAGGTGTCCAAACATTATCCCTCGCATGTGATGTTACAAGCGAAACTGATGTCATGAATGTAGTAAAACAAACCGTCGACAGGTTTGGTACTATCGATATTCTTGTCAATAATAGTGGAGCAACATGGGGAACTCCGGTTGTTGATATGACGATCGAAGCATGGAAAAAAGTAATGGACGTGAATGTGACAGGAACGTTTTTAATGGCTAAAGCGGTTGGAAAAGTGATGATCGAGCAAAAAAGGGGAAAAATCATCAATATTGCTTCTGTAGCGGGATTAAGGGGCGCTGATCCTAACTATATGGATACGATTGTGTACAACACGAGTAAAGGGGCGGTGATTACGTTTACGAAAGATTTAGCTGCAAAATGGGGGCAGCATCAAATTAACGTGAATGCCATAGCACCAGGCTTTTTCCCAACGAAAATGTCAAAAGGATTATTAGAACATGGTGGAAGCTTAATTTTAGAACGAACTCCTTTACAAAGATTTGGAAATGAAGATGACTTGAAAGGAGCAGCTTTATTTTTAGCATCACAAGCTTCTGATTATGTGACAGGAGAAGTCGTTGTTGTTGATGGTGGCATGAATGCCATGTAG
- a CDS encoding Na/Pi symporter — MTKEILSLLAVFISIFLFGMIIMRFGLLNLGEERVRQVLHKMTSAPWKGLLAGTLITAVIQSSSALMVIVVGLVAARFITFRHSIGLILGANIGTCLTLELIAIDLSSYILPMLFLGLILLLIPKAITYSLGCVCFGLACIFVAMDGLETLAYPLATIPIFHSFFEITNEVYILGVAIGTVLTAIIQSSTATTAIAMGFLNEDVLSLSSSVAIMLGANIGTCVTAYLASLGAGREAKLVAYANIWLNVIGVLLFLPLIGLLSAVASSLADLPSLQLAHASMIFNIVCSLLFFPFISLFAKFITAVHGRHL; from the coding sequence ATGACGAAAGAAATTCTTTCCCTACTTGCTGTTTTTATATCGATATTTCTATTTGGCATGATTATCATGCGGTTTGGGTTATTAAATTTAGGGGAAGAACGAGTAAGACAAGTTTTACATAAGATGACAAGTGCCCCGTGGAAAGGGCTTCTAGCAGGAACGCTCATCACAGCGGTCATCCAAAGCAGCTCAGCTTTAATGGTGATTGTTGTTGGACTTGTAGCTGCTCGTTTTATCACCTTTCGCCACTCGATCGGACTAATATTAGGTGCTAATATCGGGACGTGTTTAACATTAGAGCTCATTGCGATTGATTTGTCTTCTTATATACTCCCCATGTTATTTTTAGGATTGATCTTACTGCTCATTCCAAAAGCGATAACGTATTCTTTAGGCTGTGTTTGTTTTGGACTTGCTTGTATTTTTGTTGCCATGGATGGGCTTGAAACTTTAGCGTATCCGTTAGCCACCATTCCAATCTTTCATTCTTTTTTTGAAATCACAAATGAGGTTTATATTTTAGGTGTAGCGATTGGCACTGTGTTAACCGCTATTATACAATCGAGTACGGCTACTACTGCGATTGCAATGGGATTTTTAAATGAAGACGTCTTATCCTTATCATCAAGTGTTGCGATTATGCTTGGTGCTAACATAGGAACTTGTGTGACAGCCTACCTTGCTAGTCTCGGTGCAGGAAGAGAAGCTAAGCTTGTTGCTTACGCTAATATTTGGTTAAATGTTATTGGTGTTTTATTATTTCTACCTCTCATCGGATTACTAAGTGCTGTCGCTAGTTCATTGGCTGATTTACCGAGCTTACAATTAGCCCATGCTAGCATGATATTTAATATTGTCTGCTCATTATTATTTTTCCCGTTTATTTCGTTATTTGCAAAATTTATCACTGCAGTCCACGGCCGACATTTATAG
- a CDS encoding SDR family NAD(P)-dependent oxidoreductase, with translation MRLEGKVAIITGASSGIGRATAFRFAEEGAKLMLTDIKVDEGVELQQTLTSAGYDAIFVKADVTNETEIEHVVNETVSHFGRINILFNNAGIGNEEKRLIDMKSDEWDKVINVNLKSIFLGMKHVIPEMLKHTGGSIINTSSLLGIKGKKYVAPYNASKAGVITLTKNAALEYGQQNIRVNAIAPGVIDTPIIDEWKKHPEKWNIISKANALRRLGTPTEVANVVVFLASEEASFITGTTIMVDGGGLTF, from the coding sequence GTGCGTCTCGAAGGAAAGGTCGCGATTATTACAGGGGCTAGTAGTGGAATTGGTCGAGCAACAGCGTTCAGGTTTGCAGAAGAAGGAGCAAAGCTAATGCTAACAGATATTAAGGTAGACGAAGGAGTCGAGTTACAACAAACGCTAACAAGCGCTGGGTATGATGCTATATTTGTGAAAGCAGATGTAACAAATGAAACCGAAATCGAACATGTAGTAAACGAGACGGTTAGTCATTTTGGCAGGATAAATATTCTCTTCAATAATGCTGGGATTGGAAATGAAGAAAAACGACTGATTGACATGAAGAGTGATGAATGGGATAAGGTCATCAATGTGAACTTAAAATCAATCTTTCTCGGAATGAAGCATGTTATCCCAGAAATGCTTAAACATACAGGGGGATCTATCATTAACACGTCTAGTCTTTTAGGAATAAAAGGAAAGAAATATGTAGCCCCATATAATGCATCAAAAGCGGGTGTCATTACGTTGACGAAAAACGCGGCGCTCGAATATGGGCAACAAAATATTCGCGTGAATGCCATTGCACCTGGAGTCATTGACACACCAATTATTGATGAGTGGAAAAAACATCCAGAGAAATGGAACATCATTTCAAAGGCTAATGCGTTAAGGAGACTAGGCACTCCGACAGAAGTTGCTAATGTCGTTGTTTTCTTAGCATCAGAAGAAGCGTCCTTTATTACCGGAACGACAATAATGGTCGATGGTGGAGGCTTGACATTTTGA
- a CDS encoding thiolase family protein, translating into MSKRDPVIVAAVRTPIGKQGGAMASLKAHEFGAIVIKEVLKRAKIKAEDVDDVIFGNVLSGGGNIARLSALQTGLSLSIPGVTVDRQCGSSINTVNLAAQAIKAGDCDIVVAGGTESMSRAPFLLEKTTKAYATAPPKILPAQLSPKEIGDPPMGITAENLANEYSITREEQDKYALCSQQKMANAMKQGFFTEQIVPISIPVRKGKPIVFHEDEHPRPNTSLEALAKLPPAFIEGGSVTAGSSSGLNDAASALVLMSREKAEELGVKPLAAVIGYTVTGVDPNKMGIGPVPAIRALVEKTKVSLEEVDFVELNEAFAAQVLACNKELGIPDEKLNVNGGAIAHGHPLGATGGILVAKAVYELKRRQGKYAVVSACIGGGQGIATLLKREED; encoded by the coding sequence ATGTCAAAACGAGACCCTGTCATTGTCGCTGCAGTTCGGACACCGATTGGAAAGCAAGGAGGAGCAATGGCATCGTTAAAAGCACATGAGTTTGGAGCGATTGTCATAAAGGAAGTTTTAAAGCGAGCAAAGATAAAAGCAGAGGATGTTGATGATGTCATATTTGGAAATGTTTTAAGTGGCGGAGGCAATATTGCTAGATTATCAGCACTACAAACAGGATTGTCTCTTTCTATTCCGGGAGTAACCGTTGATCGTCAGTGTGGCTCAAGTATTAATACTGTCAATTTAGCCGCGCAAGCGATTAAGGCGGGAGATTGTGACATTGTCGTTGCAGGTGGTACAGAAAGCATGAGTCGTGCTCCATTTTTATTAGAAAAAACGACAAAAGCATATGCTACAGCTCCACCAAAAATCTTACCAGCACAACTATCTCCAAAGGAAATTGGAGATCCGCCGATGGGGATAACAGCTGAAAACCTAGCAAACGAATATTCGATTACTAGAGAAGAACAAGATAAGTATGCCCTTTGCAGTCAACAAAAAATGGCTAATGCGATGAAACAAGGCTTTTTTACAGAGCAAATAGTTCCGATTTCCATACCAGTTCGAAAAGGCAAACCGATTGTGTTTCATGAAGATGAACATCCTAGACCAAATACATCGTTAGAAGCATTAGCGAAACTTCCCCCTGCCTTTATCGAAGGAGGCTCAGTAACTGCTGGGAGTAGTTCAGGCTTGAACGATGCAGCTTCTGCACTTGTACTTATGTCAAGAGAAAAAGCAGAAGAACTCGGGGTAAAACCGTTGGCTGCAGTTATTGGGTATACGGTTACCGGTGTCGATCCAAATAAAATGGGGATTGGCCCTGTCCCAGCGATCAGAGCATTAGTTGAAAAAACAAAAGTGTCATTAGAAGAAGTTGATTTTGTTGAATTAAATGAAGCATTCGCCGCTCAAGTATTAGCATGTAATAAAGAGCTAGGCATCCCTGATGAAAAGTTGAATGTCAATGGTGGAGCGATTGCCCATGGACATCCACTTGGAGCGACAGGGGGAATATTAGTAGCAAAAGCAGTGTATGAATTGAAGCGACGCCAAGGGAAATATGCAGTTGTATCAGCATGTATTGGTGGTGGTCAAGGAATTGCGACATTGCTAAAGCGAGAGGAGGACTAA
- a CDS encoding TetR/AcrR family transcriptional regulator, which yields MKEKIFEKSIVLFGKNGFTETSIQHIVEELGVTKGTFYYYFTSKEELLMEIHLRFINELLQSQKAIVEDELKSAKEKLHGIVYMLLKNIEGQGQSAKVFFREMQNLNEEHLQDIFKKRDQFRKQTQHVIEKGMEMGEFRQDINAEIITLAILGAANWGYHWYDPKGPLTELQISDIYLDFIINGIQA from the coding sequence ATGAAAGAAAAAATCTTTGAAAAGAGCATCGTTTTATTTGGGAAAAATGGGTTTACGGAAACGTCAATCCAACATATAGTTGAAGAACTAGGCGTAACAAAAGGAACCTTTTATTATTATTTTACAAGCAAAGAAGAGTTGCTTATGGAAATCCATTTGCGATTTATTAATGAATTACTTCAATCACAAAAAGCGATTGTGGAAGATGAATTAAAATCCGCAAAAGAAAAATTACACGGGATTGTATATATGCTATTAAAAAACATTGAAGGACAAGGACAAAGTGCAAAAGTCTTTTTCCGTGAAATGCAAAATTTAAATGAAGAGCATTTACAAGATATTTTTAAGAAAAGAGATCAATTCCGCAAACAAACACAACATGTCATTGAAAAAGGAATGGAAATGGGTGAATTTCGGCAAGACATTAATGCTGAAATTATTACGCTGGCGATATTAGGTGCGGCTAACTGGGGCTATCATTGGTATGATCCAAAAGGTCCATTAACAGAATTGCAAATCTCAGATATATATTTAGACTTCATTATAAATGGGATACAAGCTTAA
- a CDS encoding acyl-CoA dehydrogenase family protein: MYFEHSEKVKRLQVELLQFMDEVIYPNEKVYEEQLCKENRFSKIPPIMEEMKAKAKERKLWNLFLPESEYGAGLTNVEYAPLCEIMGQSPIAPEVFNCNAPDTGNMEVLARYGTQNQKDKWLTPLLQGDIRSAFAMTEPSVASSDATNIQSEIRRCGDDYIINGRKWWSSGAGDPRCKILIFMGKTDPHAHKYEQQSMILVPLDTPGITIERMLPVFGYDDAPHGHAEITFNNVRVPAENMLLGEGMGFAIAQGRLGPGRIHHCMRTIGAAERALSILCNRVIHREAFGKPLAEQGVIREWIAKSRIEIEQARLLTMKAAYMMDTVGNKQAKKEIAMIKVVAPNIALNVIDRAIQALGGAGVSNDFPLAFQYASIRTLRLADGPDEVHQEAVAKLELKPYYRKDEG, encoded by the coding sequence TTGTACTTTGAGCATTCCGAAAAAGTTAAGCGCTTACAAGTTGAACTACTGCAGTTTATGGATGAAGTGATATATCCAAACGAAAAAGTGTATGAAGAACAATTGTGTAAAGAAAATCGATTCTCAAAAATCCCTCCTATTATGGAAGAAATGAAAGCAAAAGCAAAAGAACGAAAACTATGGAATTTATTTTTACCCGAAAGCGAATATGGAGCAGGTTTAACAAATGTTGAATATGCACCTCTTTGTGAAATCATGGGGCAGTCCCCGATTGCACCTGAAGTGTTTAATTGTAATGCTCCAGATACAGGCAATATGGAGGTGTTAGCCAGATACGGTACTCAAAACCAAAAAGATAAATGGCTTACTCCACTTTTACAAGGGGACATTCGGTCAGCCTTTGCGATGACAGAACCGTCAGTAGCTTCCTCTGATGCGACAAATATTCAATCAGAAATTCGTCGTTGTGGGGATGACTATATTATTAACGGAAGAAAATGGTGGTCTTCTGGTGCTGGTGATCCAAGATGCAAAATTTTAATTTTTATGGGAAAAACCGACCCTCATGCCCACAAATACGAACAACAATCTATGATTCTAGTGCCACTCGATACTCCTGGCATAACGATTGAACGAATGTTGCCAGTGTTTGGATATGATGATGCACCACATGGTCATGCGGAAATTACGTTTAACAATGTGCGTGTTCCGGCAGAAAACATGTTGTTAGGAGAAGGGATGGGGTTTGCTATTGCTCAAGGCCGATTAGGTCCAGGCCGAATTCATCATTGTATGCGAACGATAGGAGCAGCAGAAAGAGCATTATCAATTCTATGTAACCGTGTAATTCATCGTGAGGCATTTGGAAAACCGTTGGCTGAGCAAGGAGTAATAAGAGAATGGATAGCCAAATCAAGAATTGAAATTGAGCAAGCAAGGCTATTAACGATGAAAGCGGCATATATGATGGACACAGTTGGAAACAAACAAGCGAAAAAAGAGATTGCTATGATAAAAGTTGTTGCTCCGAATATTGCTCTTAATGTGATTGACAGAGCAATTCAAGCATTAGGAGGGGCAGGTGTCAGCAATGATTTCCCACTCGCTTTTCAATATGCAAGTATTCGAACATTACGGTTAGCGGATGGCCCTGATGAAGTCCATCAGGAAGCGGTCGCCAAATTAGAATTAAAGCCTTATTACAGGAAGGATGAGGGATGA
- a CDS encoding long-chain fatty acid--CoA ligase, whose amino-acid sequence MMNKRWLSLYHESLHETTTVQSKSLYELLLQTQNKSGDSTALTFYEHKWTYNQLVQMAEAFASALNQEQFQKGDRLAIMLPNCPHYVFSLFATFRVGGTVVQVNPMYVARELEYILNDSGATHIVILSDLYPILEQVRDKTSVKKAIVVSLKPTSNLQLSEGDERFEEFVRIGTKAAPKVDIVPEEDIAVLQYTGGTTGVSKGVMLTHLNFISNIEQTYDFMYRVRDDMPENAKIMNVLPLFHIFSLTCANFLTVRIGGNQILLPRFEMQEVLETLKREQPFSFSGVPTMYVGFNAVGQHQKFDLDKIKAFISGGSSLPVEALETFEKAVNNQICEGYGLSETAPVTHFNPSFRERKAGSIGIPIPSTDARVVRETDIGIEEVPVGEVGELVIKGPQVMKGYWRKEEVTAQTIKDGWLFTGDLAKMDEDGYFYIVDRKKDMIIASGYNVYPREIEEVIYQHDAVQEVIVLGVPDAYRGETIKAYITPKPNTTLTEESIIQFCQKYLAAYKVPKLVEFRDELPKSAVGKLLKRKLRDEELQKQNTNQLS is encoded by the coding sequence ATGATGAATAAAAGATGGTTATCACTTTATCATGAATCATTACATGAAACGACAACGGTCCAATCAAAATCTTTATATGAGCTTCTTCTCCAAACGCAAAACAAATCAGGGGATAGTACAGCTCTTACTTTTTATGAGCATAAGTGGACATACAACCAATTGGTACAAATGGCAGAAGCATTTGCTAGTGCCCTTAATCAGGAACAATTTCAAAAAGGGGACCGTCTTGCGATTATGTTACCAAACTGTCCTCATTATGTATTTAGCTTATTTGCGACATTTCGAGTAGGGGGAACGGTTGTTCAAGTGAACCCAATGTATGTCGCTAGAGAGTTAGAGTATATATTAAATGATTCTGGAGCTACACATATTGTCATTTTATCCGACTTATATCCTATACTAGAACAAGTAAGGGATAAGACGAGCGTAAAAAAAGCGATTGTCGTTAGCTTAAAACCGACTTCAAACCTCCAACTTTCAGAAGGTGACGAAAGGTTTGAAGAGTTTGTAAGAATAGGAACAAAGGCAGCGCCAAAGGTTGATATCGTTCCAGAAGAGGATATCGCTGTTCTTCAATATACAGGAGGAACAACAGGTGTATCTAAAGGTGTGATGCTCACTCATTTAAATTTTATTTCAAATATAGAGCAAACCTATGACTTTATGTACCGTGTCCGAGATGACATGCCGGAAAATGCCAAAATCATGAATGTGCTCCCACTGTTTCATATTTTTAGTTTAACTTGTGCCAATTTCTTAACGGTTCGAATTGGTGGAAACCAAATTTTACTTCCGCGTTTTGAAATGCAAGAGGTCCTTGAAACGTTAAAAAGAGAACAGCCATTTTCCTTTTCAGGTGTACCAACAATGTATGTTGGCTTTAATGCTGTTGGTCAACATCAGAAATTTGACCTTGATAAAATAAAAGCCTTTATTAGTGGGGGTTCTTCCTTACCAGTTGAAGCATTAGAAACATTTGAAAAAGCGGTGAACAATCAAATTTGTGAAGGTTATGGCTTATCAGAAACAGCACCAGTGACACATTTTAATCCGTCATTTCGAGAAAGAAAAGCAGGCAGTATCGGAATTCCGATCCCAAGTACGGATGCAAGAGTTGTTCGCGAAACCGATATAGGGATTGAAGAAGTTCCTGTTGGAGAAGTAGGAGAGCTTGTTATTAAAGGTCCTCAAGTAATGAAAGGCTATTGGCGCAAAGAAGAAGTGACTGCGCAAACGATAAAAGATGGCTGGCTATTTACTGGTGATTTAGCAAAGATGGATGAGGATGGATATTTTTATATCGTTGACCGAAAAAAAGATATGATTATCGCAAGCGGTTACAATGTATACCCGCGAGAAATCGAAGAAGTAATTTATCAACATGATGCAGTGCAGGAAGTCATAGTTTTAGGAGTTCCAGATGCATACCGTGGAGAGACTATTAAAGCTTATATCACACCAAAACCGAATACAACATTAACAGAGGAGTCGATCATACAATTTTGTCAAAAATACTTAGCAGCCTACAAAGTTCCTAAACTAGTAGAGTTTCGAGATGAGCTTCCAAAATCAGCAGTTGGAAAATTACTGAAACGAAAACTCCGGGATGAGGAACTTCAAAAACAAAACACGAACCAATTGTCGTAA
- a CDS encoding 3-hydroxyacyl-CoA dehydrogenase family protein encodes MNVEDIKRISVLGAGSMGHQIAMLCALGGYETTIQDIEEAALQKAKASLEYQIGKWVKKGKISVAEKEAAFERLTFVTSLEEAVIQTDFVIEAIVEKLDVKQQVFQEVDRLAPPHAILATNSSTIVNSKIAAVTNRPEKICNMHFFFPPLVMDCVEVVKSEQTSEETAQVTMALCKRINRTAVLLQKEISGFIANRMLWALTREAVALYEEGYAEFEDIDLICTKALNHPIGPFALMDLSGIDIAYFVDQQRYAETGDPNDKPPKCIEEKVKAGTLGRKTGQGWYNYEQVEVK; translated from the coding sequence ATGAATGTTGAGGATATAAAACGAATTTCAGTATTAGGTGCTGGTTCAATGGGACACCAAATTGCGATGTTATGTGCGCTTGGAGGATATGAAACTACGATTCAAGATATAGAAGAAGCGGCATTGCAAAAAGCAAAAGCGAGCTTAGAATATCAAATTGGAAAATGGGTGAAAAAAGGGAAAATATCTGTGGCTGAGAAAGAAGCCGCATTTGAGCGATTAACATTTGTAACAAGTTTAGAAGAAGCAGTTATTCAAACAGATTTTGTTATCGAAGCGATAGTCGAAAAACTAGATGTGAAGCAGCAAGTGTTTCAAGAAGTGGACCGTCTAGCTCCACCACATGCCATTTTAGCTACAAACTCATCAACGATCGTCAATTCAAAAATAGCAGCCGTTACAAATCGACCTGAGAAAATTTGTAATATGCATTTCTTTTTTCCTCCGTTAGTCATGGATTGTGTTGAAGTTGTCAAAAGCGAGCAAACATCAGAAGAAACAGCACAAGTGACAATGGCATTATGTAAGCGCATTAACCGTACAGCTGTTTTACTCCAAAAAGAAATTTCCGGATTTATTGCCAATCGAATGTTATGGGCGTTAACGCGAGAAGCTGTTGCTCTTTATGAGGAAGGATATGCTGAGTTTGAAGATATCGACCTCATTTGTACAAAAGCTTTAAACCATCCAATTGGACCATTTGCGTTAATGGACCTATCAGGAATAGATATCGCTTACTTTGTTGACCAACAACGATATGCAGAAACAGGAGATCCAAATGATAAACCGCCAAAATGTATTGAAGAAAAAGTAAAAGCAGGTACTCTAGGAAGAAAGACGGGGCAAGGCTGGTATAACTATGAACAGGTAGAGGTGAAATAA
- a CDS encoding enoyl-CoA hydratase yields the protein MKARVVELVKENGIATVFINNPPLNVLSANVITQLRDVFTELETDDEVIVVILTGAGNTAFMAGADIKEFPHLMDDPNMKESVLATHAVYNQIDFLHKPTIAVLNGLTFGGGCELALTCDIRIAEEHSQIGLPEVKLGLFPGSGGTQRLPRLIGEARAKEMMFTGDPVSAVEAEKIGLVNHVVSTGEGMEKAKHLAKKIARHSLQSLSRIKKAVDEGGEEHLSAGIELEASLFEEVFRTKDVREGVSAFIEKRKPSFQHR from the coding sequence ATGAAAGCACGTGTTGTTGAACTTGTAAAAGAGAATGGAATAGCAACGGTCTTCATAAATAATCCTCCTCTGAATGTGTTAAGTGCTAACGTTATAACTCAATTACGAGATGTTTTCACAGAGCTTGAAACAGACGATGAAGTCATTGTTGTGATTTTAACAGGAGCAGGAAACACCGCATTTATGGCAGGAGCGGATATAAAGGAGTTTCCTCATCTTATGGATGACCCAAATATGAAAGAAAGTGTATTGGCAACTCATGCTGTTTACAATCAAATCGACTTCTTGCACAAACCAACGATAGCGGTATTAAATGGCTTAACGTTTGGAGGGGGATGTGAACTCGCCTTAACTTGTGATATCCGCATCGCAGAAGAACATAGTCAAATTGGGTTACCGGAAGTTAAGCTTGGACTATTTCCAGGAAGCGGTGGAACGCAACGATTACCAAGATTAATAGGAGAAGCAAGGGCAAAAGAAATGATGTTTACAGGGGATCCAGTTTCAGCCGTTGAAGCTGAGAAAATAGGGTTAGTGAATCATGTTGTATCAACAGGAGAAGGAATGGAAAAAGCAAAGCATCTTGCCAAAAAAATCGCCCGTCATTCTCTTCAATCATTATCTCGCATAAAAAAAGCAGTGGATGAAGGTGGAGAAGAACATTTATCTGCGGGAATCGAACTTGAAGCCTCATTATTTGAAGAGGTGTTCCGCACTAAGGATGTTAGAGAAGGTGTTTCAGCTTTTATCGAAAAGCGTAAGCCGAGTTTTCAGCACCGCTAA
- a CDS encoding phosphotransferase family protein, with product MTYKDTISVRPGEELDKDKVERFLRRQLSDLPEAPLKIEQFPSGHSNLTYALQIGNWEAVLRKRPLGPVAAKAHDMKRESFILQEIHPFFPLAPKPILYYENSDLIGSEFFIMERRRGIVIDTQFPEEIVPTKEMNETISNLMVESLVKLHDIDFSKTKLLDISRPEGFLERQVLGWIKRYEKAKTDEVPHVEQLTAWLVKHIPPSLPPTIIHYDYKLNNAMFSPSFTEMNGLFDWEMATIGDPLADLGVALSYWIQEDDPSLLKQGFGKPPVTVLPGFYTRQQFAELYAKRSGRDLQHLNYYVTFAYFKLAVIAQQIYYRYKMGQTKDPRFARFNETVSSLITHGRETSLQAFR from the coding sequence TTGACCTATAAAGATACGATTTCGGTTCGGCCAGGTGAAGAACTCGATAAAGATAAAGTAGAACGATTTTTACGAAGACAACTCAGTGACCTTCCTGAGGCCCCATTAAAAATTGAACAATTTCCATCAGGTCATTCGAATTTAACGTACGCCCTTCAAATTGGTAATTGGGAAGCAGTACTGCGAAAGCGACCATTAGGACCTGTTGCTGCAAAGGCTCATGATATGAAACGTGAATCATTTATACTACAAGAAATTCATCCGTTTTTTCCACTTGCCCCAAAGCCAATCTTATATTATGAGAACTCTGACTTAATTGGTAGTGAATTTTTTATTATGGAACGAAGAAGAGGGATTGTCATTGATACGCAATTTCCAGAAGAAATCGTTCCTACGAAAGAAATGAATGAGACAATTTCAAATCTTATGGTTGAATCTTTAGTGAAGCTTCATGACATTGATTTTTCAAAAACAAAATTACTAGACATTAGTCGTCCTGAAGGGTTTTTAGAAAGACAAGTGCTTGGGTGGATAAAAAGATATGAAAAGGCGAAAACGGATGAGGTTCCTCATGTTGAACAGTTAACAGCATGGCTTGTCAAACATATTCCGCCGTCTTTACCTCCAACGATTATTCATTACGACTATAAATTAAACAATGCGATGTTTTCACCTTCGTTTACGGAGATGAACGGATTATTCGACTGGGAAATGGCGACGATTGGTGATCCGTTAGCAGACCTCGGTGTGGCGTTGAGTTATTGGATTCAAGAAGATGACCCTTCGTTATTGAAGCAAGGCTTCGGGAAACCACCTGTTACGGTATTACCAGGTTTTTACACGCGACAACAATTTGCCGAACTTTATGCAAAACGAAGTGGGCGAGATCTTCAACATCTCAATTACTATGTCACATTTGCCTATTTTAAATTAGCGGTCATTGCTCAACAAATTTATTATCGTTATAAAATGGGGCAAACAAAAGATCCGCGTTTTGCGCGTTTTAACGAAACTGTCTCTTCGTTAATAACACATGGAAGAGAAACATCACTGCAAGCTTTTCGTTAG